TACTTGTTACATATATTCAGGAGTACAAAGCTCTCACTTTTGATGCCGGAGTGTCCGGTGGAAGTTTGGGTATATCTGGGCTGTTCGCTCTTTTTCCTGGGGCTTTATAAAGAGGCAGAGGAGGCTGCATTAAAAGGTTGTCTTCACATACTATATACACTGTTctgtaagatgtttttgaaagaagtctctcgtgctcaccaaggctgtatttttgtaatataaaatacagggaaatcattaatattataacaatttctaactgttttctgtttgaatattttaaaatgtaaagtattcCGGTAAAGGCAAAGCtgattttcatcatcattacttcagtcttcagtgtcacatgatccttcagaaataattctaatatgttgatttggtgcttaagttACATTTCTTCTTATTGAGTGAGTTTTTCCTGATGTTTCATGCCCTGCTTAACATTATTATGCTAGTGCATCAGCTGATAATAACATGATCTGCTTTGTTTTTCACCATGAAGTTCAGTGATGAAAAGAAGCTGATGGGTTTCCATCAGAACCTGGAGGACGTGACCGAGGACCAGCTGAGCTTGGCATTCACTACATTCACTACATGCGCTCTCATTACCAAGAGGCCATTGATATCTACAAACGCATCTTACTGCAGAACAGGTGCTTCAGAACCTACACAACCTACTGCATCACGATCGCATCAACATATGAACCAGAACCTCTGAGTACCATTACAATGCATTtgtacaataatataaataaattagaatttgaCTTCAACATTTTTGCATGTAATCCCGTCTTTAATGTATGTAAAGTCAAACACATTCAGCACATCAGAAATTTTGACAAATGATTTGTCTCTCTTCAATTCTACAGAGACTTTCTTGCCCTGAATGTGTATGTGGCTCTGTGTTACTATAAACTGGATTACTATGACATGTCACAGGAAGTGTTGGCTGTGTATCTGCAGAGTATTCCTGACTCTACCATCGCCCTTGACCTCAAAGCCTGCAACCACTTCAAACTCTACAATGGTAAAGCTGCTGAGGTCAgttgtactactactactactgttttCTAATATACAAGATGAAAGTTGATGATTATGATCCTAAAAACAACATGaattacactactgtttaaaaaataaggtaagatttttaaaagtatcttatgctgaccaaggctgcgtttatttgttCAGATATACAGTAAAAACGGTAATAGTGTGTTATTCAGtaattcttgtgatgcaaagctgtatttacagcatcattactccagtcttcagtgtcacatgatccttcagttgGTTGGAGGCTCAGTGAATGCGGTAATATCATTGTTTAGtctaacaataacaatattagcGCTGGTTCAGCAGCCGGGCCTCTGTGCTGTATGGAAGGGAGCCAGTGACAGAGTTTGTTTTCTTGACACAAACTATACATCATCCTAGACTGAAAAGATGGCAAATATGTCCTTTCTATTTTACTGCAAAATTTAACTTTCACCTAACATGgttattttatctttatcttatgctgaccaaggctgcgtttatttgttCAGATATACAGTAAAACGGTAATAGTGTGTTATTCAGtaattcttgtgatgcaaagctgtatttacagcatcattactccagtcttcagtgtcacatgatccttcagaaatcattctaatatgctgctttgctgTTGTAGtgccatttaatattttaatggagactatgataaaaataataattttcaggaTTTTGTCATATTTCCtgtcactgtcacttttaatcaatagAATAGGTCCTTGCTGAATCAAagtgggttttttttgtttgttttttaaagaacgtACTAGCACCAAACATTTGTATGGTAGGGTATTTCTGGGTGAAACACAGGAAAATAACAGCTCTTTATTTTATCCATTTGGGATTGGGATTAAATTGGATTATGAATTTGTTGTTATGAAATGTGataatgtaaaaacaatgttatcAGATAAAACATTAACAGACTAATTTGAACACCATTACAGCTGGTACatttattaagaaagtaaatacaaTTAGGTAAAATGCAAAAAAGTGTGAGAAAATGGTTCTTTAATTAACCTTTTCTTTTTCGTCTCTCTTGACTCTTTAGACGGAGTTGAAGAACCTGATAGATATCTCTTCCAGCTCGTTTCAGTTTGCTAAAGAGCTCATTCAGCATAATCTGGTTGTGTTTCGTGGGGGTGAGGGGGCCTTGCAGGTTTTACCTCCTCTGATTGACGTCATATCAGAGGCCAGACTCAATCTTGTCATCTACTATCTCAGACAAGGTATGTCGATCAGGCGTAGCCTCTTGTCTTTAGCAGATACAGGGAGACTGGATTATCAGGTTGGTTATTAACTTCGTCATCTCACATCTAGATGACATTCAGGAGGCCTACAAACTCATCAAAGACCTTGAGCCCACCACACCCCAGGTATTTAGTTCTCCCTTTTGATTCTTATGTGTGTTTAGTAAGTTATTataactgaaagtgaaagtgctTTATCTGATGGTGTGTGCTGTGATATGAATGAACTGACAATTCTAAACTAATCAAATAATATTTTCCACCATATGGCACCATTTTCCATAATCCAGTCCATTGTTATAATACATTTTGGGACCAGTGATAACATTTTATCCTCTGGTGTCATTTACAGGAATATATTCTAAAGGGGGTGGTGAATGCTGCTTTGGCACAAGATATTGGATCGGTTCGTGAGGTTTATTTAAATCAGATAGCAGTATTTCCTCTCAAACTCCATTTCTCAGCAAAGCCTTTGCACATGTTTCCCAAATCAGTGTGGTCTTATCTCATCTGTTTTTACAGAGGGACCATTTAAAAATCGCCCAGCAGTTCTTCCAGTTGGTTGGAGGCTCAGTGAATGCGGTAATATCATTGTTTAGtctaacaataacaatattagcGCTGGTTCAGCAGCCGGGCCTCTGTGCTGTATGGAAGGGAGCCAGTGACAGAGTTTGTTTTCTTGACACAAACTATACATCATCCTAGACTGAAAAGATGGCAAATATGTCCTTTCTATTTTACTGCAAAATTTAACTTTCACCTAACATGGttattttataaattcattttataaatatttttaactaaagtTATTTTTGCCCCTAATGCAGGATTGCAAAATCATAATTTTGAATGCTAAATAGGCCATTTGTGTGATTTATATAGTTCCGCTGAGTGCTGGAAGTGctgcactgtgttcatttacacgtGAGCAGGTGATGTTTTCAGTGTCTCAGAGCGGATCAGTTTGCAGTAAGTGCTGCTCCGCACAAACTTCATCTTCCCAAATGTGCAATGAGAATCTGTTGTCAACAAAAGAGAAGCTTTGAGGTCTccccttttatttttgttttctgcagAAATAAAAGCTCAGCGGTTTCATGTTTGACAGGAGAGAAATTAGGACAACCATGAATGTTAGTATTGCCGTTTTACttttgttctgtaaaataaaataaaaagatatatactgtgtgtgtgtgtgtgtgtgaacaaacAAATTGCAGTTTCCACTAGAGTAACCAGTTGACTGGCAATTAGCTTTATTTAATCACCAAagactttttttcattttgtattttgtagtGTTCATTTTGTACCTGTTGGCATTTTGTACCCGTTTTTCTACATAGCACATTAATAAAATGTAGGTTTTGTACATTAGTATGGCTGAAGATGCATTTTCCTTTGCCCTGGACATGTACAACACATTTAACGATctattttctgttgtcttttttctTATAAGACACAATACCGGGCAGGCAGTGTATGGCTTCTTGTTTCTTCCTGCTGAAACAGTTTGAGGATGTGCTTATATATCTCAACTCAGTCAAGGTATTACACATATCAGAGTGTTTGGACTAAAAGCAGAAGCattaaaacatcaacatcaaaCATCTATCTTGTATCCCTGTAGAGTTACTTCTACAACGACGACACATTCAACTTTAACCACGCTCAGGCCAAGGCTGCCCTTGGAAACTACAGGGAGGCTGAAGAGGTACATAGCAACTGTGGTTCAGAAAAATGATTTAGGAACTATCTGCAAGTAGTGTGACTAAATCTGAATTGAATGTGAACAGGTGTTCCTGCTCATCCAGAATGAGAAGATCAAGAATGATTACGTTTACCTGAGCTGGTTGGCATGCTGCTGTAGGTTCTCCTATATCTCTTTGAAAGTTTTGAACCATGGCCAACGGGCAAGTTCAGTTCATTTTCGCACATAATGAAGATGAATGACGTGAGTAGTTTTTCAGTAGTTTTTCAAAATTTTGCATAGTAGCGTCTTTTACATGTCACCTCTTTTTGATTAGTCATTTCTCTAGTTGCATGGAGCACTCGTTCTCTGATGTCAAGCTCCCTCCTCTGTTCTAGACATCATGAATCAGAAGACTCGACAGGCCTGGGAGCTCTATCTGAGACTGGAAACCTCATCTGATCCTTTCAGCCTCCTTCAGCTCATCGCAAACGACTGCTACAAGGTGCAATATTATGATTGTAATTTAGCCAGGCATGACTGTaaacacactttcattcataTATCAGCTTGTCActaattgcttttttttatataatgataAAGGCACAGTGTTAAAAGTAGCCATAATGAGATAAGCATTTACCATTGCTGATTCTTCAGTCAGAGGTTTCTGGCTGTTGTTTCTACAGCGCTGTTTATGCTTGCTGTGTCCCCCCACAAGGTTTTCTTCTGAAGGTTTCAATAGATTATTTCTATTTATTCTGTGAGCTCTTTTCAGATGGGACAGTTCTGTTATGCAGCTAGACTGGATTAAAACCCTGAGTACTGGGAGGGGAAGCGTGGAGCATGTGTCGGGATCTTCCAGCTCATTCTGGCAGGCCGAGAGTCCAGGTATGAACCAATGACATGTCTGAGGAATGAGGTGTTAAATGCAATTTGAAAGCCATTATCATTTGGTTCAGATTACTAAACTAAATTCTTATGAGACTCGTGTTAGTTCTACATTGATCCCAGTAAaccctgacatatgaaataatagtcataaaaatcactttttttgttaaatggaATCGTTtgttaccagtgttggggagtaactagttacatgtaacggcgttacgtaatttaattactaaataaatgtaacagtaatcagttacagttactaagaaaaaatgagtaattaaattacagttacttatgaaaattgtaacgattacaaagaggattacatttgaatatttacacacatccacatacagcttatttctttcccaaattgcactaagacatatggcccataatctccgagacgcggaaaacacattcgtagaatccagtcatacaaatggaattcagcctataacgcggacgcaatatgacacattttggacgaataaatcaaaagtaggtcagtacacttgaatcaaacccgatatggactgatgtctgtgaatattaagccgcaaaaagactgaatatgaatcctgcacgttctgcgtgtctgcggaaatcaggcgctgactggacatcgggagaaccgggactattcccggtggcctggcagacgatttggccttctactttaatattgttattgtataattgcaggccgaatatactaaagcgattatttccgaattcgccattcgataattaaatctctaataaatcatgaatcggttagtcgtgactggcaatggttgagctcgcgcgctctccgcgcctccgccgaacggtttggatcagactccgagtaatcaatgcgagagagagaccggagtgaactgtagcgcacagctggagcagagaagcgacacttctgttcagggtttcaggtgcaggtcagtttcatctgtaaatatgctaatgtagttttgtctttgtttacttagtcaagcagcagcagcacattgctcgcaatcactcaaaatactgtataaacgacgtcattattatcttttgtaatgttacagtagtaagttagcagacaaatcatcatattttatcataggtttagggggagctagtgcatacaaaaacacaacccttaggaaaattaatgtagcctatggtatggcactaaaatggtttaactatggaatttgtagtaaaaataaatacaagtggtaattcatttgccaaaaaaacaaaattgcacttacaaaacatggtaaaagtcaaataaaaatcttcagtattaaagtcatgagagagatggatggataatggaagtgaaggtgcagttcaggagagaactcttgattatgttgcatgtccccaacctaaggattcaaatctttttcatgtcaggtccaaaaaacaaatagggttgtccatgtttcagaatgggttgtgggtgtatgagtgtgagatttcccagcctatttttttcccagtccgcccctcatggaaattaatctctagaacagtcacttcatgagcattttttacttattttgagaaactatcatcatatcatatacaaagagacagcagtgtttcaaaaagacaccaatgtttcaggagtttagtacacaaaataggacacatgcttattagataaccgtatttgagttgatgtatatgcttttattaaaccattgttagatgcagttagatgcctgtagttatgcaaagatttggtttcaaaaacagtatctataaactatttcttttgattttaaatctgctttgaacttcagatcaatctctaagtaaagtctgattgtgtggtggatgtgttcaaatgtgatcatcttaattcaggtgatgaaggatggtgaaagtctgacagtattgagcactactgtaaggttaaacctgcatggtgtaaaatggttgaagatgattaacagttgcaaattaacattcattagaaatttataaaagtaatcaaaatgtactcaaaagtaattagttacattactttattaaagtaattaaaaaagttacactactattacattttaaatagggtaacttgtaatctgtaacctattacatttccaaagtaaccttcccaacactgtttgttacatcaggcttttatggcttatATACTATGATATAGTGAGAACGTGGAAGTCACACTCAAGgaggaaaaaacacaaaaatatgcaagATTTTACAACAAAAAGACACGTGTACCACAACCTGAAGGTAGACAGTTTTAGAATTATACATTTTTGCTAAAAGAGTACAAAACTATTAATCAGACAATGAAGGCATGTGGTAAACTGtgtacaacaggtttttcagcaaagttgTGATCATATTTAGAGGCCTTAGACATTtgtatatcaaatatgatacagtaggctacAGAGTTATAACAGACTGCTGTAgttcaccaatttttttttttaaatcaagagaATGATTTTTTTGACCTCTGCTCATGTTTTCTATacttaaattttcttttctttttttcagagagACACTGAAGGAGGTTTTGCCGATGTTGAGGAGCACTGGCAACCCACAAGTTGAGTACATCATCCGCATCATGAAGAAATGGGCCAAAGACAACAGAGTGGCTCTCTGATCATATTTACAAAGGAGCTAACACACTGCAGTAGTTCTTCATGgacatttatgtttttgtaaatgttattatttattttttttgtatggtaTCCTTATGCTTGTTTATCGGTCAACAAAATATGAGTACAACAGTTCAGATgcatcttagaaaaaaaaaactctcttgtGCTCTTATatagttaaaataaatgcagccacacTATAACATTTACTTagtatttattacattatatatatttttgcgaTATATTCATGTCAATGAATGTTTCTGTGAGATGGACAATGCAACAAATAAAGTTTATATGTTTCCAAACTTGAGGCAACATAAGCCTTCATTGTTTTGTCTTGGGAACAATAAATGTCTGCTAGTTTTTTAATTTGATAGgttttataaaattatacagAGTGTTACGAAGATTCATCTGTTTGAAGAGTTATCTAGCTTTGGCATGATTTTTACACCTTTAGAACAAGTGATATCATCGACTAATGTATGTACTAATCGactaattacatttattcatttagcagacgcttttatccaaaggacagtggaagcaatcaaaaacaacaaaaagagcaatgatatataagtgctataacaagtctcagttaggtgaacacagtacacctagccagtgttgggaaggttactttggaaatgtaataggttacagattacaagttaccctatttaaaatgtaatagtagtgtaacttttttaattactttaataaagtaatgtaactgattacttttgagtacattttgattacttttataaatttctaatgaatgttaatttgcaactgttaatcatcttcaaccattttacaccatgcaggtttaaccttacagtagtgctcaatactgtcagactttcaccatccttcatcacctgaattaagatgatcacatttgaacacatccaccacacaatcagactttacttagagattgatctgaagttcaaagcagatttaaaatcaaaagaaatagtttatagatactgtttttgaaaccaaatctttgcataactacaggcatctaactgcatctaacaatggtttaataaaagcatatacatcaactcaaatacggttatctaataagcatgtgtcctattttgtgtactaaactcctgaaacattggtgtctttttgaaacactgctgtctctttgtatatgatatgatgatagtttctcaaaataagtaaaaaatgctcatgaagtgactgttctagagattaatttccatgaggggcggactgggaaaaaaataggctgggaaatctcacactcatacacccacaacccattctgaaacatggacaaccctatttgttttttggacctgacatgaaaaagatttgaatccttaggttggggacatgcaacataatcaagagttctctcctgaactgcaccttcacttccattatccatccatctctctcatgactttaatactgaagatttttatttgacttttaccatgttttgtaagtgcaattttgtttttttggcaaatgaattaccacttgtatttatttttactacaaattccatagttaaaccattttagtgccataccataggctacattaattttcctaagggttgtgtttttgtatgcactagctccccctaaacctatgataaaatatgatgatttgtctgctaacttactactgtaacattacaaaagataataatgacgtcgtttatacagtattttgagtgattgcgagcaatgtgctgctgctgcttgactaagtaa
This is a stretch of genomic DNA from Carassius carassius chromosome 10, fCarCar2.1, whole genome shotgun sequence. It encodes these proteins:
- the ift56 gene encoding LOW QUALITY PROTEIN: intraflagellar transport protein 56 (The sequence of the model RefSeq protein was modified relative to this genomic sequence to represent the inferred CDS: inserted 1 base in 1 codon; deleted 2 bases in 1 codon; substituted 1 base at 1 genomic stop codon), producing MGFHQNLEDVTEDQLSLAHYIHYMRSHYQEAIDIYKRILLQNRDFLALNVYVALCYYKLDYYDMSQEVLAVYLQSIPDSTIALDLKACNHFKLYNGKAAETELKNLIDISSSSFQFAKELIQHNLVVFRGGEGALQVLPPLIDVISEARLNLVIYYLRQDDIQEAYKLIKDLEPTTPQEYILKGVVNAALAQDIGSRDHLKIAQQFFQLVGGXSECDTIPGRQCMASCFFLLKQFEDVLIYLNSVKSYFYNDDTFNFNHAQAKAALGNYREAEEVFLLIQNEKIKNDYVYLSWLACCYIMNQKTRQAWELYLRLETSSDPFSLLQLIANDCYKMGQFCYAARLDXNPEYWEGKRGACVGIFQLILAGRESRETLKEVLPMLRSTGNPQVEYIIRIMKKWAKDNRVAL